A genomic window from Anthonomus grandis grandis chromosome 4, icAntGran1.3, whole genome shotgun sequence includes:
- the LOC126735152 gene encoding uncharacterized protein LOC126735152 — MKLHHPKYSSEVGLIMEALAQYKIRGGNLFAKEFVISSEKSMSGHVWWAGICSSSKISRLAVDILNLPSSTAATERTFSTYGFIHRQRRNRLTVERAGKLTYIAHNYNLLNEDHSRREKANEDSEEEIENEDLGFEIIDLTELTKEKEESDEEVGDDEDDLPLSTVLRSSF, encoded by the coding sequence ATGAAACTGCATCATCCAAAATATTCTTCAGAAGTAGGTCTTATTATGGAAGCACTTGCACAGTACAAAATTAGAGGTGGTAATCTTTTTGCTAAGGAATTCGTTATTTCCAGCGAAAAATCTATGTCTGGGCATGTTTGGTGGGCAGGAATTTGCTCCAGTTCTAAAATAAGTAGATTGGCtgtagacattttaaatttaccatcgtCAACAGCCGCAACCGAAAGAACGTTTAGTACTTATGGTTTTATTCATCGGCAAAGAAGAAACAGGCTTACCGTGGAAAGAGCCGGAAAACTAACCTATATTgcccataattataatttactaaacGAAGATCATTCAAGAAGAGAAAAAGCTAATGAGGATTCTgaggaagaaattgaaaacGAAGATCTCGGTTTCGAAATTATAGACTTGACTGAATTAACTAAGGAGAAAGAAGAATCAGATGAAGAGGTTGGGGATGATGAGGATGATTTACCATTATCCACTGTATTACGTAGTTCATTCTGA